The Acidobacteriota bacterium DNA window GATGGATCCATAATCCAGCTCAGCATCTGCTTTTAAGTACAATGTCTTATCAGTTCTGTTTTCAAAAAGCTCTTCTATTTTTGGCTTTAAGTTATTTTCGTTAACCTGTTCCTGATTCAGATAAATCGAACCATCAAATTTTATTGCAACAACAATCTGGTTTGCAGGATCAGGCTGGCCTACTGTGTTAGCTGCTTCAGGCAATCTTACATCAACACCTTTCTGAAGCATTGGAGTTACAACCATGAATATAATCAATAGAACTAAGAGGACATCACAAAGAGGAACTACATTGGGTTCAGACTTTGCTTCGCCT harbors:
- a CDS encoding biopolymer transporter ExbD, coding for MGVELGAGEAKSEPNVVPLCDVLLVLLIIFMVVTPMLQKGVDVRLPEAANTVGQPDPANQIVVAIKFDGSIYLNQEQVNENNLKPKIEELFENRTDKTLYLKADAELDYGSIVKIMNIIREAGIEILGIVTEQKAHEEID